The stretch of DNA GGGGTAACTCATTATGCGACTTTCCATTAACCCTCTCCTAATTAGGAGAGGGTGGCCGAAGGCCGGGTGAGGTTTTTATCAATTCCGAGAACTTTATAATACTTTTTACCGTATCATCATGTAAATCCTGTCAATAATTCTTCTTTCTTTGCGGACTTTGCGAACTTTGTGAGAGATTTTCTTATCCCTCTTTTATTCTTAGGAGTATGTATGCCCTATTTTGATCTGTCAGAAGACCAACTGAAAGTATATAAACCTGACCGCAAGGAACCGGCGGATTTCGATGCATTCTGGGCTGCAACGCTCGCCGAATCGCGTGAGTTTCCTCTCGCCGCCGAATTCAAACCGGTGGATTACGGTCTTTCAGCACTCGAAACACTGGATGTTACCTTCAGCGGATATGGCGGCCAGCCGGTCAAAGGCTGGCTGAATCTTCCAAAGGGCCGTGAGGGAAGGCTGCCCTGTGTGGTTGAATACATCGGATACGGCGGCGGGAGAGGGTTCCCGATGGACTGGCTCATCTGGGCTTCCGCCGGTTATGCCCACTTCATCATGGACACCAGGGGCCAGGGGAGCTCCTGGCTGCCCGGCGACACCCCGGACCCGGAACCAGCCGGCTCAAATCCCCACTATCCCGGATTCATGACCAGGGGCATCCTCGATCCTGCGACATACTATTATCGCCGGGTATTCACCGATGCGGTACGGGCGATAGAGGCTGCTTGTGCGCATGAGGCAGTAGACCCGGACAGGATCGCTGTGCGCGGGGTGAGCCAGGGTGGAGGCATCACTCTCGCTGTGGCCGGCCTTTCGCCGAAAGTCAGGGCTGCGCTGCTCAACGTTCCCTTCCTCTGCCATTATCGGCGCGCCATCGAGCTGATCGACACTGCTCCCTATGTGGAGATCACCCGCTACCTCAAAGTGCACCGTGACTGCGAGGACCGGGTGTTCACCACCCTTTCCTATTTCGACGGCGTCAATTTCGCGGCGCGGGCAAAGGCGAAAGCGTTGTTCTCGGTAGGTCTTATGGACGACATCTGCCCGCCCTCGACCGTATTTGCCGCCTATAATCACTACACCGGGGAAAAAGACATCCGTATCTGGCGGTTCAACATGCATGACGGCGGCGGAACGCACCAGGTAGTGGACGAGATAAAGTTTCTCGGGAAAATTATTAAGAAGTGACACTTCACCAATGCTGGGAGGGATGGGAGAGAGGGAACAGGGGAGCGACGCTCGGAAAGAGGCAGCACTATATCCCTAATCAGGCCGGCCGTCGTCGATCTGCTGGTTGATGTCGCATGGCAGGTACGAATAAAGGTCGGCGTTTTCCAGGTAGAACTTCACTTTTTTGTCTTTATCGATGAATTCTTTGGGGAACTCTTTCGTCTTCCAGGCAAGCTCCCCGCGCACGGAGTCGCCGGTAAACGGAATGCAGCGGTTCTTTTCAAATCCCCCGATCACATTGTTGTTCCTGTCCACCAACTCTGCTGCTATATACCCGCCTGGAGCGCACCTTGCATTGATTGTTACCTTCGGAGTGTTGAAGACCTCTCTCCTCGATATCAACCAGCCTTCCTTCTTTCCCGCGCTCATGGAGCAGAACCCGTCCAGCCGTATAGTCGCGAGGCCGACCGCAGCTTTAGGGTTCTTGATATCCCAGGGGTTCCCCTTGTTAACATGAACCTGATCCCATCCGGAGTAGTAAAACCACAACTCGTCCCCCATGACCAGGGGTTCCCGCGCGGTCCCGATAAAACCGCAGTCGAACGCCCTGTCCTGGCCGTTGGGGATGAACGGCTCGCGTTTGGCGGTCCGGGTCCAGTTGATGAGGTCCCAGCTCCATGCAAGCTGGATGTCGCCGTTTTTAGGGCTTCCCTCCTGGGCCTCGAACATCACATTCGGAGAGGTGTACTTGCCGTACTTCAGCCACCTGGCATGGTAGATGAGCGGCATTCCTATATACATGCCCTGATATGCGAATACCGGCATCCCGTATATCTGGGTCGGGTCAGGATCAAGGTCGTCGGCCACGAAAACGGGCCCGTTGTATGGTTTCTCCCACTTTACGAGATCCTTTGACCACACCACCCCGCACGCGCGATGACGCCGGTTGCTGCACTTCCATGTCGCGCACATCCTGTTTCGGTATGGGTCGAAGAACCAGTTAATCACATCTGACGAGTTGAACAGCTCTCCCTTGCTCTGATCCCAGGTCCAATGCAGGCCATCCGGTGAATACCCCAGGCGCTTGTTGCTGAAGGTGATCCAGGCGCGTTCGAGAGTATCGGAATAGGCGAGCCTGCCCACCATGGTAGAGCACTCTATGATGTTGTTCTTTTTCGATCCCTTCCATTCCACAAGGCCGAGGTTCGGACGAGTCCAGTGAATACCGTTCTTCGACTCCGCCATGCACACATTGGTAGGCTCGTCGTCGCTGATGCAGTAGTAATACATGCGGAAGCCGCCATCGTGCCTGATGACTGTCCCGCCGAGGTTCGGGCCCCAGCCTTCCCATGCAGCTTCTCCTTTGAAGATAGGATTGCCTTCATATTTCCTCGCGGCATGGAATACCTTCTCCAGACCGGCGGATTCCTCCGTCACCATAGCGTCGAGGAACAGCCTGCGGAACGGAGGACCTCCCCCCATCACGGGATCGAACTCCATCATCGTTTCTGCCAGGGGCGTCGCCGCAATACATGCGAGGAGAGCAAAAGCGATATTCTTCCGTGTCCGGCGCTTAACTTCTCGGACAACACCTTCAGAATCCGGTATTACACGCAAATGTTTTTAATACCCCCTTTTCAGGAAATAGGGCTCGATCGAGTCTGTATAGGCATGTCCCCTTCTTGGCGCGTTATAGTAGGGAACGTGCCAGCTCATCCAGTAGTAGGGGGCTTCCCCGCGCATCTCCATGGACTGGACATAGGCCCCGATAATCGACCAGAATGCATAGTTATTCATCGGCGCAACCGTGGGGATGATCTTGGCCGGATAGCCGGGAATGGAAAGAACGCCGTCACGGTCGCCGCTCAGGTTGTTCAGACTGACCGTGCAAAGCTTCCGGAGAGGGGAGGTGGAGAAACCATCCTCGCGGGTAAATGGGTAGATGCCGATAAGGAGCACCCCCTTCGCCCTTGCTTTCTGAGCCATTTCTATCTCCGCCTGGGGTGTGGAACCGGCCATCGCCAGGATCACTACATCCTTCGATGTGAGGCTGTCCGGATTGAGTTTCAGCGGATTCATCGCTCCGGGCCCGGAGTAGAATCCTCCGGGAGGAATAGGAAATATCCCCATGACAGAGCCTGCAGTCCCGCTCGCCTCCTGGTAAAACTCCCACCGTGAGCTCCAGGGATAAATCTTGCCGCCGGAGAGCACCCGGTCGGCGATCACGGGTCCGATTTTGTTTACTTCGGCGATAGAGCGTTCGTGGAAAATTTCCAACCGGTTCATGAGGGTGTCGATGTAGGCCTGCGACGCGTTAAAAGATCCGGAAGTATCTTTATTGGCGATGTTGTGGGCTATCTGCGCCATGATAAGCCAGTATTCCACTACGGTTATCGGGCTGGTGGGACAGATTTTCAGATGAGGAGTTAAAGAAGGGGTCACCAGACCATCCTCCTTGGGCGCCCAATCGTATATCATCATGTCCACCTGCGATTCCATGGGGACATTGGGATTGTCGTTGTAGTTCGGAGGGGAATAACGGTTGGTGGACATGGGATATCCGACGCCGAGAAAGTAACAACCTTTTTTTCGCAACTCCTGGTTGGTGGGTCCCGCGATGATGATAAAATCTCCCTGTCCCAGATCCGCCAGCGACGCCCTGTACCGGGGATCGGTAGACTTGTAATCGGGGGCGATGTTGGGATTACCCGGCACATCGTCAGTGCAGGCTCCGGCATACATAATATGGGGGGTGCCGATATGGGAGACAATCTTTCCCCCGGCGAGCTTGCGCTGGGCGGCTATTTTCGCGGCCTGGCCTATCTTGCCCATTTCACGCACCTTTATCATGTGCAGGATGTCATAGGAGCCCCGAAGGTAAAGGTCGGCGAAATTGTCGAGCCGGTTGTACTGAGGTACAAACGATTTCGATTTTGTGTTCTGGGAGACGGCGGACATGATCGAGAGTCCTCCAGCCGCGAACAGGAAAAGCATGAGAGCCAGGGAGCGGTATTTCATGGTTTTCTCCGAATTTGAGAATCGTTTTCTTTACAGAGGGGTAAACGAAACAAGGGAAACATATACGGAAATTTTCACCCTTCTCCTTTCGGTACATAGGTGATATCCGGCAGGCGGTCGCCATCCAGATCACAGACATTGGCAGCCAGTTTGAGATTTCCGTCCCCTTTTCCTTTTTTCAGCTCAAGAACCAGCATATTTTCCCCCTCCAGCAGCTTTATGAACGGAATGGGAGTGGGATTATAGGGTACGGGGTCCCGGTCGAAGTTCACCGGTCTTCCGTTGTAAAAGGCTTTCAGTTCCCCGCCCTCAAGACCGACAAGGAGCTGTCCGCAGAGGTCTTTCCGCGGAGTGAGAATGCGGAGCGCCAGATAGTAGATAGATCCTTCGGAAGCCTTGTCGCTGCCCGGTATGCCGTACATGAGGCATTTCTGGAGGAGAAAGGGGGTGGAGACATTGACGCCTGCATCGATGATTTCATCACCGTCGAGGAGAGTCCATGATGCCCCGGTAAGCGAATCACCCTGTACCGGTTTCAGCTCCGCGGCTTTTTCAAGAGGTTTCGGCAAAGGGCCCGCAATCAGCCATTTTCGGACTCCACGGGCAAAGTAGGTGTTTGCCGCGCGGATGAAGTTACGGCTGAGCGATTTGACCGGCGGGCCGGAAATGGTTATGGAATCAGGATTCCACTCTCCCATCTTCTTACGGTTCATCATACGCAGAAGATCTGAATCGAGGGGATTGAATCCCATAACAAGATGGGTTACCGCCTCCACTGAAACAACATCCCTTCCCGCCACAACCACGTTGTGATTGAGATTGACCCCGTTCTGCCCCAGGTGCTGAGTCTCGGTACCCCAGAAGCTCTCGACCACCGCGTAATCGGGCGCAAGAACGCAGGACAGATCGGCTATTCCCCGGATCAGGCCGAGCTGGCTCCCCTGGTGCACCGGCGCCTTGGAGCGTTTGATGCCGTAGGAGGGGCTGTGCAAACATCCCATGAGGTTCTTCAGACAGAGGGTGACTCCTGCGCTGGAATGGGTTTTCATAACCGGCACGCTGATGAGCACATCGCAGTCAATGACCGATTTGGAGACTGAAAAGCCCTGACGCTTGGACCATTTGTCTTTGGAAGTGCCGTCCTTATTCCCCGGAGTCACATCCTGGTAAGACACGATTCCGGTGTCGTGGGGATCGGTGATTTTCACATATACACCTTGGTCTTCTTCCAGATCGATGATATCGACATTGGTGGTTTTCTGTTTTCCGTTGAGTTCCGCCGCAATTCCTCTGTAGGAGAGGCCGCCGAATTCCTCATAGGTGCAGTTCCATCCATCTACGGTGTATACCTGGCCTTGTCTGCCTTTTTCACCCACTGTCGGCCAGACACCGCCCTCCGCGATGCTGATACGTTTCGGGCCAACCTTCTCCACCAGGTATTCCGCGATCGCTTTCATGACCCGCAGGTCGGTTATCAGCCCATAATGAAGGACGCCTTCCGCGGGGAAATCATTCATGCTCGGGGCGTTGCAGGTTACGATGTTGGGTTTCAAGATCACCCAACTGTCCTTTTTCACAATCTGTCTCAAGTTGCCGGGAGAGGTATCGCGATCCAGGGCAAGCCATACAACATCCCGCACCTGCCCGGTAGTCAGATGCTCCCCGAGCGGGGCGGGATTACGGAGCTGCGGATCGTTGGATCCGCAGATGCTTACCAGGGGCTTTCCCCCTCCTGCGTCGGCAGGGGCTGCTTTGGCGGCGTCAGGACGAACAATCTGCACCAACTGCGTTCCGGCAAGCAGGGAACCTGCAGTTCCCGATCTCCGAAAAAACTCCCTT from Candidatus Latescibacter sp. encodes:
- a CDS encoding DUF362 domain-containing protein; protein product: MKRREFFRRSGTAGSLLAGTQLVQIVRPDAAKAAPADAGGGKPLVSICGSNDPQLRNPAPLGEHLTTGQVRDVVWLALDRDTSPGNLRQIVKKDSWVILKPNIVTCNAPSMNDFPAEGVLHYGLITDLRVMKAIAEYLVEKVGPKRISIAEGGVWPTVGEKGRQGQVYTVDGWNCTYEEFGGLSYRGIAAELNGKQKTTNVDIIDLEEDQGVYVKITDPHDTGIVSYQDVTPGNKDGTSKDKWSKRQGFSVSKSVIDCDVLISVPVMKTHSSAGVTLCLKNLMGCLHSPSYGIKRSKAPVHQGSQLGLIRGIADLSCVLAPDYAVVESFWGTETQHLGQNGVNLNHNVVVAGRDVVSVEAVTHLVMGFNPLDSDLLRMMNRKKMGEWNPDSITISGPPVKSLSRNFIRAANTYFARGVRKWLIAGPLPKPLEKAAELKPVQGDSLTGASWTLLDGDEIIDAGVNVSTPFLLQKCLMYGIPGSDKASEGSIYYLALRILTPRKDLCGQLLVGLEGGELKAFYNGRPVNFDRDPVPYNPTPIPFIKLLEGENMLVLELKKGKGDGNLKLAANVCDLDGDRLPDITYVPKGEG
- a CDS encoding acetylxylan esterase, with the translated sequence MPYFDLSEDQLKVYKPDRKEPADFDAFWAATLAESREFPLAAEFKPVDYGLSALETLDVTFSGYGGQPVKGWLNLPKGREGRLPCVVEYIGYGGGRGFPMDWLIWASAGYAHFIMDTRGQGSSWLPGDTPDPEPAGSNPHYPGFMTRGILDPATYYYRRVFTDAVRAIEAACAHEAVDPDRIAVRGVSQGGGITLAVAGLSPKVRAALLNVPFLCHYRRAIELIDTAPYVEITRYLKVHRDCEDRVFTTLSYFDGVNFAARAKAKALFSVGLMDDICPPSTVFAAYNHYTGEKDIRIWRFNMHDGGGTHQVVDEIKFLGKIIKK